ctggcaaagatttccagctggcaggcagacgctggaatacgtttctgagtgacagagtaaGGGCTTTGCATATGCACTTTGTTTGCGATTTTTGTGGCACTGGAAAAAAATGCCCGGAACGTAAAATaatgttattaaccggttcccatgcttttaaaataatggttCTCTTCCAGGAACAGTATAGATTACTTTTGTTTTCGGTTTGGGTTGCTCAAATAATTTGGTTATTTTCCGGTttttggttctgttccctgaacctgTTCCAATCCTTGATTTTAAATAACcgacttttgaaaaaaaaaaaatactgctATGAAGACAGTAATACTCAGTCTTGCTGTGTATCAgcagcagtctgtctgtgtgtctcttctACAGTCTGTGGTGGCAATTCCAGGCCACCAACATTTGTAGTTAACAGATTATTAGATTATCAAATCACAGTGATTAGGTAGGTTCCCACTTCCTgcaatgccaaatacattttacattacatttttgtcatttagcaattaggattaagtgccttacTTAAGGGCACCGACTGAttcttcacctagtcagcttggggattcgaaACAGCAACCttttactggcccaacacttaaccgctaggctacctgcaacACTTCTGCATTATAGATTGAGGGAAATCTGAGACACCAGAGTAGTGCCTCTTCTCGTGACGTTTTCTGTCTCCATCTTGGGAGAAGGGTTGCCCACAGACAGAGCACTGGtatggtttctctccagtgtgaactAGCATGTGTCTCTTCAGTGTCTCTTTTCGAAAGAATAGTTTTCCACAGTCTCTGCACTGATGATTTCTCTCTCCAGTATGAATCCTCCTCATGTGTCTCGCCATGCCATCTCTGCGAGTAAAAGTCTTTCCACATTCCAAACAAGGATAGGTTGCTCTTTCTCCAGAGGTATTATGTGTTAGTATATGTCTTTGATACGATTTTGTATATGGAAAACTCTTCCCGCATTCAGTGCAGTGATACGGTGTCTCTCCAGTGTGTACTCGCATGTGTATTTTCATGTTGCGACACTCCTTCCCGCATATTGTGCAGAGAAATGTTTTTCTTTTGCTCAAATGTGTTGTGTGTCTTTCAACACTTTTCTTGTGTCTTAGCTGATGTTTTTCAAGCTGCTTCAATCGGACAAAGCTtttcacacagtcagagcagtggaaaTTACGTTCCTCCTTCATATGTGTTTTTTGGTGCAATTTAAGATTATCTAATCGAGCAAAACTTTTTTCACAGTCAGGGCAgttgtaaggcttctctcctgtatgtgttCGCTGATGTCTTATAAGACGATTCTCTTGTTTGAAGCTCTTACCACAGTTGGAGCAGACGTAGGGCTTCTCTACAGTACTGAAACTCTCGGTCCAGTCATCAGAAGTATCTTCAGCATCCTCTTCATTCTCCTGCATTGTTTGGGGTAGTTGCAGTTTTGAGTGTTGATTCTTTCCAACTGAACTTTTGCAAGACAAGTTTTTTCCTGGCTGTGACTGGCCCATTTTTCCTGCTCGTATTTTACTATTCTGCCTGCCTTTGCTGGCTgttctctgctgtgtgtgcacaCAGTCTACATTCAGTTCAGTTTGTTCGGTCCGTGTGACATGTTCCTCTTTCATATGCATGTTTTTATGTAACTTAAGCTTATCTAATCGAGCAAAACTTCTGTCACAAATAGGGCAGTggtgaggcttctctccagtaTGTGTTCGCTGGTGTCTTATTAGATCCCTCACCTTTTGAAAGCTGCTACCGCAGTCGGAGCAGTAGTGAGGCTTCTCTCCTCCAGGACTGAAACCGTCGATCCACTCATCAGAGTCATCAGTATCTAGGggctcctcttccttctcctgcATTGTTTTGCTATGTGATGGTGTTCCCTTTCCTGGAGCTCTAGCTCGTATTTTACTCTGCTGCCTTTTACTCTCGTTGACTTTGCTGAATGTTCTCTGCTGTGTGAGCACACGATCTACATTTGCCACACAACTGGTAGCTTTGAAGGTATTCTCCAGCTGTTGTTTTTCAAGCTTCTCAAATAGCACAAAGCCTTCCACAGAGACAGTGAAGTGAAAATTAAGTTAGTTTTTTGTATGTATCTTTTGGTGTGACTTAAGCTTATCTAATCGAGCAAAACTTCTGTCACAATCAGAGCAGTGCTGAGGCTTCTCTCCAGTATGTGATCGCTGGTGTCTTATTAGATCCCTCACCTTTTGAAAGCTGCTAccgcagtagcagcagtagtgagGCTTTTCTCCTCCAGGACTGAAATCCTCAATGAAATCCTCATCAGTATCTATGGGCTCTTTTGCATTCTCCTGCGTTGTTTGGGGATGTTGTGGTCTTTCTGAGTTTTGATTCTTCTTCTCTGATTGGCACTGGGTATTGGCTGGGCATTGCTGTCTGCTATGTGAAAGCACACTGTCTACATATGCCGAGCTGCTGGCAGCTTTAAAGTTATTCTCCGGCAGGTCCTGTTGCTTTTTCACAAGTTCAGTTTGACGAATGCATGTGACAGCTTTATCCAGTGTTAGTTCTCGGTCTATTTGTAATTGCTCAGACAGTCTTCTGTCAAGTAATCCCGCGACTAGTCTGTGTCTTATCTCACTGAGCAGAGCTCCATAATCACAATGTTCTGATAAACAATTAAGTGCAGTGATAAAATCATCAGCTGTCTCttctgcttcttgttgtctttgttTGAATTTATTTCATTCTAAAATTATGTTCCTCCTAACTGCCAAATGTCCATCTTGCTGCTCATAATTAGAACTGTGGAAGTGTTCCCACTCGATCAGGTTGTCATCTTGCAGGTCTTCTGGGGTGTCCATCTCCTCTGCCtggaaatacatttaaaatagcATAATTACTAGTTGGCCTATCATCTgctctctaaaacaacattcatTTTGTAATAGATAAAATAGCCTACTTTTCATTACGGTTAAAGTCCAAATTAGAATAGATAGCATATACAAACAGCTAAACTGAGGTCGACATCTTTACAGtagtagctacagtgggggaaaaaagtatttagtcagccaccaattgtgcaagttttcccacttaaaaagatgagagaggtctgtaattttcatcataggtacacatcaactatgacagacaaattgagaaaagaaaatccagaaaatcacattgtaggatttttaatgaatttatttgcaaattatggtggaaaataagtatttggtcacctacaaacaagcaagatttctggctctcacagacctgtaacttcttctttaagaggctcctctgtcctccactcgttacctgtattaatggcacctgtttgaacttgttatcagtatcaaagacacctgtccacaacctcaaatagtcacactccaaactccactatggccaagaccaaatagctgtcaaaggacaccagaaacaaaattgtagacctgcaccaggctgggaagactgaatctgcaataggtaagcagcttggtttgaagaaatcaactgtgggagcaattattaggaaatggaagacatacaagaccactgataatctccctcgatctggggctccacacaagatctcaccccgtggggtcaaaatgatcacaagaacggtgagcaaaaatcccagaaccacacggggggacctagtgaatgacctgcagagagctgggaccaaagtaacaaagcctaccatcagtaacacactacgccgccagggactcaaatcctgcagtgccagacgtgtccccctgcttaagccagtacatgtccaggcccgtctgaagtttgctagagtgcatttggatgatccagaagaggattgggagaatgtcatatggtcagatgaaaccaaaatataactttttggtcaaaactcaacttgtcgtgtttggaggacaaagaatgctgagttgcatccaaagaacaccatacctactgtgaagcatgggggtggaaacatcatgctttggggctgtttttctgcaaagggaccaggacgactgatccgtgtaaaggaaagaatgaatggggccatgtatcgtgagattttgagtgaaaacctccttccatcagcaagggcattgaagatgaaacgtggctgggtctttcagcatgacaatgatcccaaacacaccgcccgggcaacgaaggagtggcttcgtaagaagcatttcaaggtcctggagtggcctagccagtctccagatctcagccccatagaaaatctttggagggagttgaaagttcgtgttgcccagcgacagccccaaaacatcactgctctagaggagatctgcatggaggaatgggccaaaataccagcaacagtgtgtgaaaaccttgtgaagacttacagaaaacgtttgacctgtgtcattgccaacaaagggtatataacaaagtattgagaaacttttgttattgaccaaatacttcttttccaccataatttgcaaataaattcataaaaaatcctacaatgtgattttctggatttttttcttctcattttgtctgtcatagttgacgtgtacctatgatgaaaattacaggcctcatctttttaagtgggagaacttgcacaattggtggctgactaaatactttttccccccactgtacatacacactgagtgtacaaaacattaggaacattttgagttgcacccccttttaccctcagaacagcctcaattcatcggggcatggacaaGTCGCcgaaagcgttctacagggatgctggttcgtgttgactccaatgcttcccacagttgtgtcaagttggctggtagtggatctctacACCGATtagctcgttccatctcatcgcacagatgctcaattggattgagatctggtgactgggcaggccatTGCAGTAAGCTAAATTCActcatgttcgtggaaccattcctggacaatcctagccttgtggcatggggcattatcctgctgaaatgtttttatttgcagatggatacactgctgccatgaagagatgcacctgattggcaatgatgttcagatatccGGTGGCATTCAAACGTAGCTCTATTTTTAATCAAGGGGCCcgatgtgtgccatgaaaacacaccattACACTACCGCCACGCAATGTTGACACGCGGCATGATAGATGCATATTCTCCATACCCTAGTCTtcccatcagcgtgaaacagcaggaaccggcAATGTTTTTTCAATTCTCCAGTGACCAGTGTTTTCGTTCCTTAGTCCACTGCAACCGCAGTTAGAGTTCCACTTCTTTCAGCAAACAACAACTAAGGTTGTCGGCTGCCATACCCCATTCGTGTCAACGtacgacgagttgtgcattctttTATGGGTCTTTGGGCACCAATGTTGTACTGCACTGCcagttgactaactgtagccTGTCTGTTGCTCTGCATAATCCGTGTCAACCTCCTCTGTCCTATTTCATAAATTACCCGTTTTCGGCCACTGGTCTGTCGTTGGCTGGACGTCCTTTGGATGGTgagccattcttgatacacacgggaaactgttgagcgtgaaaaacccagcagtgttgcagctcttgacacactcaaaccggtgcgcttgtcacctactaccataccccgttcaaaggcacttcaatcttttgtcttgcccattcaccctctgaatggcacacacacaatccatgtcaagGCTTaaacaaatccttctttaacctgtctgaTCTACACTGAttcaagtggatttaacaggtgacatcaataagggatcagagctttcacctagattcacctgttCAGccttttgggggtgggggggtgtattGTTATGTAAggtttactgcactgttggagctagaaacataagcatttcgctgcacctgcgataagaTCTGCAAAATGTGTACATggccaataaaattggatttatcGCTCACGTCGATATTGTATAGAAATGAATGGAACTGGGACAATAACAGCGGTGACGTACTGTTTGTGCTCTTCTAAAAGACAAGCCACAACGATTTTGGGTATACTAACTACATAGACCGGTCGATTGATGAGAACATGTAACTAGCCATTTATCAACTCAACTCCTTGTGCCAGTGTTTACGGTAGATGGCCAATACGAAAAAGGAAACAACACTTTTTTGACTGGATAATTTAAACAGATCATCACCTCACAGGTTGTTCTACATAGGGACAGGGGTTGGATTTCATTTGAGTGATAGCTTGACTGTCAAATCCGTGTATTTGTTTGTGGCCAGTGACTTTTATAAAGATTTGTCCTTGCTATCGAGTTTGAAAATGATCAACTGCGTTCTAAGTCCTGCGACAGACAGGCATGTGTAAGCAAAAGTACCAAACAAAATATATTAATCTGTTTGAAGCAATCGATTTAGTATAATCTTGATGACTATAAACTTTTATatttacatattgcagctttaatatgACAACATAATTCAATTTAGGATGATGGTATAATGTTGCCCACTCACAACCTACTGCAACAATTACACCTATTTCTCATTAACCATTTCGAGAGTTTGAAAATGCTCTAGACTAGAGCCTCCATAGTATAGTGGTGCACGACTCCAGGATTTTTGGAGTCGACTCCTACTCCTGTGATTGGAGTCAACTCTTGCTCGACTCCCAAAACACGCTGAAACGgatgcgcacacacatacacaccacctcATTATTGCAGTCCTACTAGGAAGACTACATTTGCGTTCTAGAGGACTCAcatgagcatgatgctgcccattTGCCTATAAAAGGCCTCTTTTGtttgaatatttacatttacatttacgtcatttagcatacgctcttatccagagcgacttacagttagtgaatacatattttttttttatatactggccccccgtgggaatcgaacccaactgagctacatccctgccggccattccgtcccctaccctggacgacgttgggccaattgtgcgccgcccatgagtctcccggtcgcggccggctgcgacagagcctggattcgaaccaggatctttagtggcacagttagcactgcaatgcagtgccttagaccactgcgccactcaggagtatgaaTATAGAAGGTGATGTGGTGGAACTACAATATGTCAGTGATATTTCTGCTGTGTGCGGACTTGATGGATCCCATGGGATGTTGCTGTGCACTTTACGCTGATAAGCATATTATTTGCCATGTTATAGGCCTATTTGGACGGGTATTACTAGAGACGTTGGTTTTGTAATTATTATCCAAGCATGTGCATTATGCCAGAGGACGATTCACACAGGATGAGTTTTTCCAAACTGCCCACTGTAATTCTTAATTTTTTCAAATTGATTTGACTTATGACGGAAGACTGGAGGTTTTTAATCGtaggcgtgaagatatttcaaTGTCAAGTCTCCACGATAAtaggctacactgataactcgtGCTTGGCTGCCAAATGTATAGGTCTCCCCATAATATTTAAATTGATGAAGTGTGATCACAATTATGATTTTAGCAATCCATCCATGGTAGACGTCCTTCCTAATAACAATGCCCCACATCCTGCTGATTTGAGCTGCTGAACCGTATTCACACTTGACTGTGtttatggatgagaaagtgaacttgcCATTTCCAAAAAGTTTAGCGGGGATGCTGCTTTGCGACCTATTGCCTAGGacagggttctccaaccctgttcgtggagagctaccatcctgtaggttttcactccaaccctagtCTAGCGCATCTGATTTAATAATTAcactgaccaaaaatataaatgcaacatgtaaagtgttggtcccatgtttcatgagctgaactaaaagatcccagaaatgttccattgaacagaaagcttatttctctcattttgtgcacatatttgtttacatccctgttagtgagcattttatcctttgtaaagataatccatccacctgacaggtgtggcatattaagaagctgatttaaacagcatgatcattacacaggtccaccttgtgctggggacaataaaaaggctactctaaaatttgcagttttgtcacaac
This is a stretch of genomic DNA from Coregonus clupeaformis isolate EN_2021a unplaced genomic scaffold, ASM2061545v1 scaf0620, whole genome shotgun sequence. It encodes these proteins:
- the LOC121562919 gene encoding zinc finger protein OZF isoform X2, with product MQEKEEEPLDTDDSDEWIDGFSPGGEKPHYCSDCGSSFQKVRDLIRHQRTHTGEKPHHCPICDRSFARLDKLKLHKNMHMKEEHVTRTEQTELNVDCVHTQQRTASKGRQNSKIRAGKMGQSQPGKNLSCKSSVGKNQHSKLQLPQTMQENEEDAEDTSDDWTESFSTVEKPYVCSNCGKSFKQENRLIRHQRTHTGEKPYNCPDCEKSFARLDNLKLHQKTHMKEERNFHCSDCVKSFVRLKQLEKHQLRHKKSVERHTTHLSKRKTFLCTICGKECRNMKIHMRVHTGETPYHCTECGKSFPYTKSYQRHILTHNTSGERATYPCLECGKTFTRRDGMARHMRRIHTGERNHQCRDCGKLFFRKETLKRHMLVHTGEKPYQCSVCGQPFSQDGDRKRHEKRHYSGVSDFPQSIMQKCCR